In Mixta intestinalis, the following are encoded in one genomic region:
- a CDS encoding baseplate J/gp47 family protein, translating to MPYKAPGLTDLIARTEQNVQQRLPGTWPQANETTLGALAYANAGLAAGVHEHVSWVSRQIIASDADEAELLKHCQHWGVRRKQATAASGTVTMTVTDAVTIPANTRWQRADGELYINTEAASAGAAGTLDVVLTAINAGAGGNVAAGTALTLVTPLEYVIAQGITTAGIVGGADIESVGELLARLEFRVQYPPFGGNKYDYVRWARECTGVTRAWCLPTWKGGGTVGVTFVMDNNDNIFPEEADITRVSEYIYSHKDPVTGLIVGAPDGIVITVFAATPKPVDMEILISPNTEAMQNAVKSALVSLFYNESEPGGSLAQSHIIRAIAKVSGLTDFKLRSPADDVLYSEATELLTVGEITWL from the coding sequence ATGCCGTATAAAGCGCCGGGCCTCACTGACCTGATCGCCCGTACAGAACAGAACGTTCAGCAGCGCCTGCCGGGCACCTGGCCGCAGGCCAACGAAACCACCCTGGGGGCACTGGCCTACGCTAATGCCGGGCTGGCGGCGGGTGTTCATGAGCATGTGTCGTGGGTGAGCCGCCAGATTATCGCCAGCGATGCCGACGAAGCCGAACTGCTGAAACACTGCCAGCACTGGGGCGTGCGCCGTAAGCAGGCGACCGCCGCCAGTGGCACAGTCACAATGACGGTGACGGATGCCGTCACCATCCCCGCTAATACGCGCTGGCAGCGCGCTGACGGCGAGTTGTATATCAACACCGAAGCGGCAAGCGCAGGTGCTGCCGGAACACTGGATGTCGTTCTCACGGCGATTAATGCCGGGGCCGGTGGCAACGTTGCTGCCGGTACGGCGCTGACGCTGGTCACACCGCTGGAATATGTTATCGCGCAGGGTATCACCACTGCGGGGATTGTCGGCGGTGCGGATATTGAAAGCGTCGGCGAGCTGCTGGCCCGGCTGGAATTTCGTGTCCAGTATCCGCCGTTCGGTGGCAATAAATATGATTATGTGCGCTGGGCGCGTGAATGCACAGGCGTAACCCGCGCCTGGTGCCTGCCAACCTGGAAAGGCGGCGGCACGGTGGGTGTGACGTTCGTTATGGATAACAACGACAATATATTCCCCGAAGAGGCGGATATTACCCGCGTTTCGGAATATATCTATTCGCATAAAGACCCGGTAACAGGGTTAATTGTTGGCGCGCCGGACGGCATTGTTATTACGGTATTTGCGGCCACGCCAAAGCCCGTGGATATGGAAATATTAATTTCCCCGAATACCGAGGCCATGCAAAACGCCGTAAAAAGCGCGCTGGTATCGCTGTTTTATAACGAGTCCGAGCCGGGCGGCTCCCTCGCGCAGTCCCATATTATCCGGGCTATCGCTAAAGTATCGGGCCTGACCGACTTTAAGCTGCGTTCGCCTGCCGATGACGTGCTGTATTCCGAAGCAACCGAATTGCTGACGGTGGGCGAAATCACATGGCTGTAG
- a CDS encoding YmfQ family protein, with the protein MAVDNDMQIDERDQAEYLTPYQTAFLQLLPVGRAWNKAPSSRLAALAGALSDSLKTADSVATRMLDERFPITSTLLLEDWERFLGLPDCTSETGTINTRQLAADNKLKMVGSLCRPFYEDLAAQYGYDVELTDSDEGQYTTNVNVKNGVSYRNATVLDNCLTPLRVYDSGALECLLEKYKPAHQIYKFIYPDEE; encoded by the coding sequence ATGGCTGTAGATAACGATATGCAGATTGATGAGCGCGATCAGGCTGAATATCTGACGCCGTATCAGACTGCGTTTCTGCAACTGCTGCCTGTGGGCCGGGCATGGAATAAGGCGCCATCAAGCAGGCTGGCCGCGCTGGCCGGAGCGCTGTCTGACTCGCTCAAAACCGCCGACAGCGTAGCTACCCGGATGCTGGATGAACGGTTTCCGATAACGTCAACGCTGCTGCTGGAGGACTGGGAGCGGTTTCTGGGGCTACCGGACTGCACCAGCGAAACCGGCACGATTAACACCCGCCAGCTTGCGGCGGATAACAAGCTAAAAATGGTGGGTAGCCTGTGCCGTCCGTTCTATGAGGATTTGGCTGCGCAATATGGCTATGACGTTGAGTTAACGGATTCTGACGAGGGGCAATATACCACCAACGTCAATGTTAAAAACGGCGTCAGCTACCGCAATGCTACCGTGCTGGATAACTGTTTAACGCCGCTGCGGGTTTATGACTCCGGCGCGCTGGAATGTCTGCTGGAAAAATATAAACCGGCTCACCAGATTTATAAATTTATTTATCCCGACGAGGAATAA
- a CDS encoding pyocin knob domain-containing protein, which produces MFHLDNNSGVSSMPAVGAMQDNTTRWFTEGAGTQSPSWPGQDWFNIVQAELLNVLTESGITPVKTQLNQLAAAIKSIVNKNALLRDNLLSEIKDKGASAQKAALDNLNGVPKTTTINGHSLTGNVNVTSQDIFGLSTAIGAGADLNTYQTPGIYYQNLNTNATSGTNYPESVAGTLLVLKNSVVAQIYVTYSTGQIYSRGKPSNTVNWSPWAAQYNTQNKPKASDVDAVSATNGGTFQGGVTFRAGVSITKEYPGIGLTDTRVGTGTVGRNILIEQGNGSLYIAFRKEGSTDGQKILNVPSVAGTIYSTGNKPSASDVGAYSKGESDGRYQLKNTASKATNGWHKDTTTGIIRQWGIVNVGDNTVVTANFPIPFPSACASMSVTAISQAGNNSTEIISAYGKAISKSQMKVAACANWDYHGISGVYFEATGY; this is translated from the coding sequence ATGTTTCACCTGGACAATAACAGCGGCGTTTCGTCAATGCCCGCAGTCGGCGCCATGCAGGATAATACCACGCGCTGGTTTACAGAGGGGGCAGGTACTCAGTCCCCAAGCTGGCCGGGACAGGACTGGTTTAATATCGTACAGGCCGAGCTATTAAATGTTTTAACGGAAAGCGGAATTACGCCGGTTAAAACGCAGCTTAATCAGTTAGCCGCAGCAATTAAGTCCATCGTCAATAAAAACGCTCTGCTACGCGATAACCTGCTAAGTGAGATTAAAGATAAAGGCGCATCGGCACAGAAAGCTGCTCTGGATAACCTTAATGGCGTGCCTAAAACCACAACCATTAATGGCCATTCGCTGACAGGGAATGTTAATGTCACGTCACAGGATATCTTTGGTCTGTCTACTGCTATTGGGGCTGGCGCCGACCTGAATACATACCAGACTCCTGGCATTTACTATCAGAATCTGAATACTAATGCAACGTCAGGCACCAACTACCCTGAGTCGGTGGCCGGGACGTTGCTCGTGCTGAAAAACTCTGTTGTGGCGCAAATTTATGTTACCTACTCTACAGGCCAGATATACTCACGAGGTAAACCTTCGAATACGGTTAACTGGAGTCCGTGGGCAGCACAATATAACACTCAAAATAAACCAAAAGCATCTGATGTTGATGCGGTCAGTGCGACTAATGGTGGTACATTCCAGGGCGGTGTTACTTTCCGCGCTGGCGTATCTATAACTAAGGAGTATCCTGGCATAGGTTTAACCGATACAAGAGTGGGGACTGGCACTGTAGGTCGTAATATTCTAATTGAGCAAGGTAACGGTAGTTTGTATATAGCGTTCAGAAAAGAAGGTTCAACCGATGGACAAAAAATTCTCAATGTTCCATCGGTAGCAGGTACAATTTACTCCACCGGGAATAAGCCTTCAGCAAGTGATGTTGGCGCATACTCAAAAGGCGAAAGTGATGGTCGCTACCAGCTCAAAAATACCGCTTCAAAAGCAACCAATGGCTGGCACAAAGACACAACAACCGGAATTATCAGACAATGGGGGATCGTCAATGTTGGTGATAATACAGTAGTCACTGCAAATTTCCCCATTCCATTTCCGAGCGCCTGCGCATCAATGAGTGTTACGGCCATTTCTCAGGCCGGAAACAACTCCACAGAAATTATTTCTGCATACGGTAAGGCAATCAGCAAATCACAGATGAAAGTTGCAGCTTGTGCTAACTGGGATTACCACGGAATCTCTGGTGTGTATTTTGAGGCTACAGGATATTAA
- a CDS encoding tail fiber assembly protein, with translation MEQYYYSTSKNLLFPGSLFSDYNDVGMWPDDAKPVSDEIYQEFGSTPAPAGKIMVTGDDGLPAWGDQPAPTQDELIANAESKKSSLLAAAAAAIAPLQDAVDLDIATDEETALQTAWKKYRVLLNRVDTSVAPDIEWPETPE, from the coding sequence ATGGAACAGTACTACTACAGCACATCAAAAAACCTGCTATTCCCGGGGTCACTTTTTAGCGATTACAACGACGTCGGGATGTGGCCGGATGACGCCAAGCCTGTTAGTGACGAAATCTACCAGGAATTTGGCTCCACCCCGGCCCCGGCAGGAAAAATCATGGTGACGGGTGATGATGGGCTACCGGCGTGGGGTGACCAGCCAGCGCCTACGCAGGATGAATTGATAGCGAATGCGGAATCTAAAAAATCGTCCCTGCTGGCGGCGGCAGCGGCGGCTATTGCACCGCTACAGGATGCCGTAGACCTCGACATTGCCACAGACGAAGAAACCGCGTTGCAGACGGCCTGGAAAAAATACCGGGTATTGTTGAACCGTGTGGACACCAGCGTGGCCCCGGACATTGAGTGGCCCGAAACACCCGAATAA
- a CDS encoding Com family DNA-binding transcriptional regulator → MQEIRCKNCNKLLFKGVFNSVEVKCPRCKRLISISNAAEHPTGQEQDSGKREQITRTNQACARHV, encoded by the coding sequence ATGCAAGAAATCCGCTGTAAGAACTGCAATAAGTTGCTGTTTAAGGGCGTTTTTAATAGCGTAGAGGTCAAGTGCCCGCGCTGCAAACGTCTCATATCAATCTCGAATGCCGCAGAGCATCCCACAGGGCAAGAACAAGATAGTGGGAAAAGAGAACAAATCACGCGTACTAACCAAGCCTGCGCCCGTCATGTATGA
- the fucO gene encoding lactaldehyde reductase: MSFLLALPGISLHGYGAIEDLAQLLAQKKWGKALIVTDGQLAELDLTRSLTDSLQRQNIPYALFTGVAPNPTEEQVQAGLAAFRQQQCDFLIAFGGGSPIDSAKGIKILTANPGKAVDYAGVGKVKQPGVPLVAINTTAGTAAEATSNAVITDSARQVKQVIIDSHLIPDIAVDDPGVMLGIPAGVTAATGMDALTHALEAYVSKGAHVLTDPNALEAIRLIHRWLPVAVADGSNREAREMMACAQYLAGMAFNSAGLGLVHALAHQPGATHNLPHGVCNAILLPVVAAFNRPASVARFARIATALGVDTSAMDEEAASHAAIEALRQLARQVGIPAGFRELGIEEKDIENWLDKALADPCAPANPRTATREQVRELYQQAL, from the coding sequence ATGAGCTTTTTACTGGCGTTACCGGGCATTAGCCTGCATGGCTACGGGGCCATTGAGGATCTGGCACAGCTGCTGGCACAAAAAAAATGGGGCAAGGCGCTGATCGTCACCGACGGGCAGCTGGCTGAACTGGACCTGACACGCAGCCTGACCGACAGCCTGCAACGGCAGAATATCCCTTACGCCCTGTTTACCGGTGTGGCACCGAATCCTACTGAAGAACAGGTGCAGGCGGGTCTGGCCGCTTTTCGCCAGCAGCAGTGCGATTTCCTGATTGCCTTCGGCGGCGGCAGCCCAATTGACAGCGCGAAAGGAATAAAAATTCTTACCGCCAATCCCGGCAAAGCGGTTGATTACGCGGGCGTCGGTAAGGTGAAGCAGCCAGGCGTACCGCTGGTAGCCATCAATACCACCGCCGGGACCGCCGCTGAAGCGACCAGCAACGCGGTGATTACCGACAGCGCGCGTCAGGTTAAGCAGGTGATTATCGACAGCCACCTGATCCCCGATATCGCCGTTGACGATCCGGGCGTCATGTTGGGCATTCCGGCAGGTGTTACCGCCGCCACCGGTATGGATGCGCTGACACATGCGCTGGAAGCCTACGTTTCCAAAGGCGCGCACGTGCTGACCGATCCTAACGCGCTGGAAGCTATCCGGCTGATTCATCGCTGGCTGCCGGTCGCAGTAGCAGATGGCAGCAACCGCGAAGCGCGGGAAATGATGGCCTGCGCGCAATATCTGGCAGGGATGGCGTTTAACAGCGCGGGCCTGGGGCTGGTGCATGCGCTGGCGCATCAGCCGGGTGCTACCCATAACCTGCCGCACGGTGTTTGCAACGCGATTCTGCTGCCGGTAGTCGCGGCGTTTAATCGTCCGGCAAGCGTAGCGCGTTTCGCCCGCATCGCCACCGCGTTGGGCGTTGATACGTCGGCAATGGATGAGGAAGCCGCCAGCCACGCCGCGATTGAAGCGCTGCGTCAGCTTGCCCGTCAGGTTGGTATCCCCGCCGGATTCCGCGAACTGGGCATTGAAGAGAAAGATATCGAAAACTGGCTGGACAAGGCGCTGGCCGATCCCTGCGCGCCAGCGAATCCCCGCACCGCTACGCGTGAGCAGGTACGGGAACTCTATCAGCAGGCGCTGTAA
- the apbC gene encoding iron-sulfur cluster carrier protein ApbC, whose protein sequence is MSSQSHGAFSPDTLRAMVAGILATFEHPTLKHNLTALKALHHVALMDGTLHIDIKMPFAWGSGFETLKEQVSAELLRITGAQAIDWRLSHDIATLKRVKNQAGVNGVKNIIAVSSGKGGVGKSSTAVNMALALAAEGAKVGILDADIYGPSIPTMLGTEDQRPASPDGKHMAPIMSHGLATNSIGYLVTEDNAMVWRGPMASKALMQLLNETLWPELDYLVLDMPPGTGDIQLTLAQNIPVTGALVVTTPQDVALIDARKGIVMFEKVEVPVLGVVENMSMHICSNCGHHEPIFGTGGAQLLAEKYHTRLLGQLPLHIHLREDLDVGEPTVIRRPDSEFTALYRELAGSVAAQLYWQGEVIPGEIAFRAL, encoded by the coding sequence ATGAGTTCACAATCCCACGGGGCATTTTCGCCCGACACGCTGCGCGCTATGGTCGCCGGCATCTTGGCCACTTTTGAACATCCGACGCTGAAGCATAACCTGACCGCACTTAAGGCATTACATCATGTGGCGCTGATGGATGGCACACTGCATATCGACATTAAAATGCCTTTCGCCTGGGGCAGCGGCTTCGAAACACTGAAAGAGCAAGTCAGCGCTGAACTGCTGCGCATCACCGGCGCGCAGGCGATTGACTGGCGGCTGAGTCACGATATCGCCACCCTGAAGCGGGTAAAAAATCAGGCGGGCGTTAACGGCGTGAAAAATATTATCGCCGTCAGCTCCGGCAAAGGCGGCGTCGGTAAATCCAGCACCGCAGTGAATATGGCGCTGGCGCTGGCTGCTGAAGGGGCGAAAGTCGGCATTCTCGACGCCGATATTTACGGGCCATCTATTCCCACCATGCTTGGCACTGAAGATCAGCGTCCCGCCTCGCCGGACGGCAAGCATATGGCACCGATTATGTCGCACGGCCTCGCCACTAACTCCATCGGCTATCTGGTGACGGAAGATAATGCGATGGTGTGGCGTGGTCCGATGGCCAGCAAGGCGTTGATGCAGCTATTGAATGAAACGCTATGGCCAGAGCTCGATTATCTGGTGCTGGATATGCCGCCGGGTACAGGCGATATTCAGCTGACGCTGGCGCAAAACATTCCGGTTACCGGTGCACTGGTGGTGACGACGCCGCAGGATGTTGCGCTGATTGATGCGCGTAAAGGCATTGTCATGTTTGAGAAAGTTGAGGTACCGGTACTGGGCGTGGTGGAAAATATGAGCATGCATATTTGCAGCAACTGCGGTCACCATGAACCGATCTTCGGTACCGGCGGTGCGCAGCTGCTGGCGGAGAAATACCATACCCGTCTGCTCGGTCAACTGCCGCTGCATATCCATCTGCGTGAGGATCTCGACGTTGGCGAGCCGACGGTTATTCGTCGACCCGACAGCGAGTTTACCGCGCTTTACCGTGAACTGGCGGGTAGTGTTGCGGCGCAGCTTTACTGGCAGGGCGAGGTCATTCCAGGCGAAATCGCCTTCCGCGCCCTGTAA
- the metG gene encoding methionine--tRNA ligase, whose product MTQVAKKIMVTCALPYANGPIHLGHMLEHIQADIWVRYQRMRGNQVWFICADDAHGTPIMLKAQQMGITPEQMIAEMSQAHQQDFAGFNISYDNYHSTHSDENRELSALIYGRLKENGFIKNRTISQLFDPEKGMFLPDRFVKGTCPKCKAADQYGDNCEVCGSTYSPTELIDPKSVVSGATPVMRDSEHFFFDLPSFSEMLQAWTRSGALQEQVANKMQEWFESGLQQWDISRDAPYFGFEIPGAPGKYFYVWLDAPIGYMGSFKNLCDKLGDLDFDEYWKKDSTTELYHFIGKDIVYFHSLFWPAMLEGSNFRKPNNLFVHGYVTVNGAKMSKSRGTFIKASTWLEHLDADSLRYYYAAKLSSRIDDIDLNLEDFVQRVNADIVNKVVNLASRNAGFIAKRFGGKLADTLADPALYKTFTDAAESIGEAWASREYGRAIREIMALADVANRYVDEQAPWVVAKQEGRDADLQAICTMGINLFRVLMTWLKPVLPSLSERVEGFLKTELEWDAIHTPLLNHDVAPFKALYSRIEMPKVNALIEASKEDAAAAKPAATGPLAEDPIAETITIDDFAKVDMRVALIKTAELVEGSDKLLRLELDVGGETRQIFSGIRAAYPDPSVLVGRHTIIVANLAPRKMRFGVSEGMVLSAGPGGKDLFILGADSGAQPGMPVK is encoded by the coding sequence ATGACTCAAGTCGCGAAAAAAATAATGGTAACGTGCGCTCTGCCGTACGCAAATGGTCCCATCCATCTTGGCCATATGCTGGAGCATATCCAGGCCGATATCTGGGTCCGTTACCAGCGAATGCGCGGCAATCAGGTTTGGTTCATCTGTGCTGACGACGCGCACGGCACGCCGATTATGCTGAAAGCGCAGCAGATGGGTATCACTCCGGAACAGATGATTGCCGAGATGAGTCAGGCGCATCAGCAAGATTTCGCTGGCTTTAACATCAGCTATGACAACTATCACTCTACGCACAGCGATGAGAACCGTGAGCTGTCGGCGCTGATCTATGGCCGCCTGAAAGAGAACGGTTTTATTAAAAACCGTACCATTTCGCAGCTGTTCGACCCGGAAAAAGGCATGTTCCTGCCGGATCGCTTTGTGAAAGGCACCTGTCCGAAATGTAAAGCTGCCGACCAGTATGGCGATAACTGCGAAGTCTGTGGTTCCACCTACAGCCCAACCGAGCTTATCGATCCGAAATCGGTGGTGTCTGGCGCAACGCCGGTTATGCGCGATTCCGAACATTTCTTCTTCGACCTGCCGTCGTTCAGCGAAATGTTACAGGCCTGGACCCGCTCTGGCGCATTGCAGGAGCAGGTGGCGAATAAGATGCAGGAGTGGTTTGAATCGGGCCTGCAACAGTGGGATATCTCCCGCGATGCGCCCTACTTCGGTTTTGAAATTCCAGGTGCGCCGGGTAAATACTTTTACGTCTGGCTGGATGCGCCGATTGGCTATATGGGTTCCTTTAAGAACCTGTGCGACAAGCTCGGCGATCTCGACTTTGATGAATACTGGAAAAAAGATTCCACCACCGAGCTGTATCACTTTATCGGTAAGGACATTGTCTATTTCCACAGCCTGTTCTGGCCCGCGATGCTGGAAGGCAGCAACTTCCGCAAGCCGAACAACCTGTTCGTACACGGCTACGTGACGGTTAACGGTGCCAAAATGTCCAAGTCGCGCGGCACCTTTATCAAGGCCAGCACCTGGCTTGAGCACCTCGACGCCGACAGCCTGCGCTACTACTACGCGGCGAAGCTTTCATCACGCATCGATGATATCGATCTGAACCTGGAAGATTTCGTGCAACGCGTTAATGCCGATATCGTTAACAAAGTGGTTAACCTCGCGTCCCGCAACGCGGGCTTTATCGCTAAACGTTTCGGAGGCAAACTGGCGGATACGCTGGCAGACCCGGCGCTGTATAAGACCTTTACCGATGCTGCGGAAAGCATTGGTGAAGCCTGGGCCAGCCGCGAATACGGTCGTGCCATTCGTGAAATTATGGCGCTGGCAGATGTAGCAAACCGCTATGTGGACGAGCAGGCACCGTGGGTAGTGGCGAAGCAGGAAGGCCGCGATGCCGATTTGCAGGCAATATGCACCATGGGCATCAACCTGTTCCGCGTGCTGATGACCTGGCTGAAACCGGTGTTACCCAGCTTAAGCGAGCGCGTTGAAGGCTTCCTTAAAACCGAGCTGGAATGGGATGCGATTCATACGCCGCTGTTGAATCATGACGTTGCGCCGTTTAAAGCGCTCTACAGCCGTATCGAAATGCCGAAGGTGAATGCGCTGATTGAAGCCTCGAAAGAGGACGCCGCCGCCGCGAAACCGGCTGCAACCGGCCCGCTGGCTGAAGATCCCATCGCCGAAACCATTACCATCGACGATTTCGCGAAGGTGGATATGCGCGTGGCGCTGATCAAAACCGCCGAGCTGGTTGAAGGATCCGATAAGCTGCTGCGTCTGGAGCTGGATGTCGGTGGTGAAACGCGCCAGATCTTCTCCGGCATTCGTGCTGCTTATCCCGATCCGTCGGTACTGGTGGGCCGCCATACTATTATTGTCGCTAACCTCGCACCGCGTAAAATGCGTTTTGGCGTCTCGGAAGGGATGGTGCTCTCTGCCGGACCGGGCGGTAAAGATCTCTTTATCCTCGGTGCAGACAGCGGCGCACAGCCCGGTATGCCGGTGAAATAA
- a CDS encoding CidA/LrgA family protein: protein MSNVLSACWCYLRAFIIIYLCLYAGIAVSSLLPIAIPGSILGMLILFILLCTRIVPLNWVKPGCHLLIRYMALLFVPISVGVMNYTDILTAQFGPIVISCVISTLLVLVIVGYSSHRLHGRPIIGENKDE from the coding sequence ATGTCCAACGTGCTCTCTGCCTGCTGGTGCTACCTACGCGCCTTCATTATTATTTATCTCTGCCTGTATGCCGGCATTGCGGTTTCTTCGCTGTTGCCGATCGCCATTCCCGGCAGCATCCTCGGTATGTTGATTCTTTTTATTTTGCTCTGTACCCGTATTGTGCCGTTAAACTGGGTGAAACCTGGCTGCCACCTGCTGATTCGCTATATGGCGCTGCTGTTCGTGCCGATTAGCGTCGGCGTGATGAACTACACCGATATTCTCACTGCCCAGTTTGGGCCTATCGTTATTTCCTGTGTTATCAGTACCCTGCTGGTACTGGTGATCGTAGGTTACAGTTCTCATCGTCTGCACGGCAGGCCGATTATCGGAGAAAATAAAGATGAGTGA
- a CDS encoding CidB/LrgB family autolysis modulator: protein MSDIWWSLPLTLAVFFAARRLAARVKISLLNPLLVSMAIIIPLLLLINMPYARYFQGSEILNHLLQPSVVALALPLFEQLHQIRARWKSIISICFIGSVTAMVSGTAIALWLGATPEIAATIMPKSVTTPIAMAVSASLHGIPAISAICVLMAGVLGAVFGHMLLNLLRIKTKASRGLAIGNASHALGTARCAELDFQEGAFSSLALVLCGIITSLLAPFLFPLVLKLFG, encoded by the coding sequence ATGAGTGATATCTGGTGGTCGCTGCCGCTGACGCTGGCGGTCTTTTTTGCTGCCCGACGGCTGGCAGCGCGGGTAAAAATTTCGCTACTCAACCCGCTACTGGTTTCGATGGCGATCATTATTCCGCTACTGCTGCTGATCAATATGCCCTATGCGCGCTATTTTCAGGGCAGTGAAATTCTTAATCATCTGTTGCAGCCTTCGGTAGTGGCGCTGGCGCTACCGCTGTTTGAACAGCTGCATCAGATTCGTGCACGCTGGAAATCCATTATCAGTATCTGCTTTATCGGCAGCGTGACCGCCATGGTTTCCGGCACCGCGATTGCCCTGTGGCTCGGTGCCACACCGGAAATTGCCGCCACCATTATGCCAAAATCGGTTACGACGCCGATTGCGATGGCCGTTTCCGCCTCGCTGCACGGCATCCCGGCAATCAGCGCCATCTGCGTACTGATGGCGGGCGTGCTCGGCGCGGTATTCGGTCATATGTTGCTGAACCTGTTGCGGATCAAGACCAAAGCGTCACGCGGACTGGCAATCGGCAACGCTTCACATGCGTTGGGTACTGCACGCTGCGCCGAGCTCGATTTTCAGGAAGGGGCCTTTAGCTCGCTGGCGCTGGTGCTGTGCGGCATTATTACCTCATTACTGGCGCCCTTCCTTTTCCCGCTGGTGCTGAAGCTGTTCGGCTAG
- the cdd gene encoding cytidine deaminase, whose amino-acid sequence MHLRFRPAFAGLAADLQAALLPMLDAEDFAAFFTPDQVKMLCQQSGLDENALALALLPLAAACAITPISLFDVGAIARGNSGHWYFGANMEFIGTTMQQTVHAEQSAVTHAWLRGESGLATITVNYTPCGHCRQFMNELNSGTALRISLPNRPVTTLADYLPDAFGPRDLNITSLVMDNVDHGYRLTGDALTQMAIAAANRSHAPYSQAHSGIALQTASGTCYQGGYIENAAFNPSLPPLQAALILLNMHGENCQQITRAVLAENSEARLRQQPATAAALQALGCHQLDVVTLQKA is encoded by the coding sequence ATGCATTTACGTTTTCGCCCGGCTTTTGCTGGCTTAGCGGCTGATTTACAGGCTGCGCTTCTTCCGATGCTGGACGCTGAGGATTTCGCCGCTTTTTTTACACCTGACCAGGTTAAAATGCTTTGCCAGCAGAGCGGATTAGATGAAAACGCGCTGGCGCTGGCGCTGCTGCCGTTAGCCGCCGCCTGCGCCATTACGCCGATATCGCTATTCGACGTGGGTGCTATTGCGCGCGGCAACAGCGGGCACTGGTATTTCGGCGCGAATATGGAATTTATCGGAACCACCATGCAGCAAACCGTGCACGCCGAACAGAGCGCGGTCACTCATGCCTGGCTACGCGGCGAAAGCGGCCTGGCCACCATCACCGTTAATTACACACCCTGCGGCCACTGCCGCCAGTTTATGAATGAGCTGAACAGCGGCACGGCGCTGCGCATCAGTCTGCCGAACCGCCCGGTGACAACGCTGGCAGACTACCTGCCTGACGCCTTTGGTCCGCGCGATTTAAATATCACCTCGCTGGTGATGGATAACGTCGATCACGGCTATCGTCTGACGGGCGATGCGCTGACGCAGATGGCTATCGCTGCCGCTAACCGCAGCCATGCGCCTTACAGCCAGGCCCACAGCGGCATCGCGTTGCAAACCGCCAGCGGCACCTGCTATCAGGGTGGTTACATTGAGAACGCCGCTTTTAACCCCAGCCTGCCTCCGCTACAGGCGGCGCTGATTTTACTTAATATGCATGGCGAGAACTGCCAGCAGATTACCCGTGCGGTACTGGCAGAAAACAGCGAGGCGCGACTGCGACAGCAGCCCGCCACTGCCGCTGCGCTACAGGCGCTCGGCTGTCACCAGCTGGACGTGGTTACGCTGCAAAAAGCGTAA